DNA sequence from the Candidatus Eisenbacteria bacterium genome:
GTTCTTTCGCTGGTGAGAGGTAGTGCGGAGACAAGAGGTGACAACACCGCGAGCGCCGACGCGACCGCAAAGCGTGACGGCGGGGCGAAAGGAAAACCTGATGCTTGAGACGCGGGGAGGAAAGGACAAACAACTGTTGGCTGCCGCCGTGGTGTTGATGGCAGTCGGGCTACTGATGGTTTACACCTCCAGCGCCGGCCTTGGTGCCGCGAGATACCAGGGCGATCTCTACTACTATTTTAGAAATCAGGCCGCGCGGGTCGTCCTTGCCTTTGCCGCCATGGTCGTGATGATGAACGTTGACTATCACAAGCTGAACAAGATGGCTCCATGGCTGTTGCTGCTTGCGTATGCAGCCCTTCTGGCGCTTGTTGTGATTCCGGGTGTCGGGAGGCACGTGAGGGGCGCCAAGAGTTGGTCAGGATACATCCCCGTTCAGCCGAGCGAGCTCGCCAGGTTTGCAATGGTTGTCTATCTGAGTGTTTTCATGACAAAGAGGGCGAACATCCACTCCTTCAAGAAGTGCGTCCTGCCGTGTTTCGTCATCATACTGGGGGCCGCGGGGCTCGTGCTTCTGCAGCCGGACCTCGGGAGTGCCGCCGTGATCGTGCTCATCGGCGTGGCGTTGGTTTATGCTGCAGGAGCGAGGTTGCTTCATCTTTCTTATCTCCTGGGAGTCGGAGCAGTGGCGGGAGCGGTGTGCATGCTGAAGAATCCGTATCAGGTAACGAGATTGTTCGGATTCTTCGGTCGGGGGGCGCCGTACCAAGTCGACCAGAGCCTCATCGCGCTTGGCACCGGTGGGCTGCTCGGGAAAGGTCTTGGCGGAAGCATGCAGAAGTACCTCTTTCTTCCCGATCCTCACACGGACTTTGTGTTCTCGATCTATGGCGAGGAGACGGGTTTCGTCGGCGCTTTGCTTCTCATCTCGCTTTTCGTGTATCTCTTGCTCAGAGGCTTGAAGATCGCGGCAAATGCGCCTGACAGGCTCGGCCGACTGCTCGCCACCGGCATGGTGGCAAGCATCGGGGTACTCTTCGCCGTCAACTTGGGCGTGGCGACGGGTATTCTTCCAACCACCGGTCTGCCTCTGCCTTTCATTAGCTATGGAGGGTCGGCTCTGCTGGTTAACGCTGTCTCTGTGGGCGTTCTCCTCAACATATCGGGACACCGAAGCTCGGAGGGAATGTCCATCGGAGGCGGCCGCTGGATGAAACGTACTGTCCGTTTAACGGAGTAATGAACATGCGCATTTTGATGGCCGGAGGAGGCACGGGTGGTCACCTTTATCCGGCAATCGCAGTCGCACAGGAGCTCGCCGCCAAGAACGGCGGCATCGATGTCCGGTTCGTAGGGAGCCGGAACAAGGCGGAAAGAGAAATCGTCGAACGCTACGGCTTCAAGATGGTGGCCATTTCTGCCAGCGGAATGCCGAGACGGTTCGGGTTGGGGCAGGTGAGCTTTCTGGTCCGTTCCGCGGCCTCGCTGTTCGAAGTGCTCTACCTTCTGTCGAGATGGAGGCCAAACGTGATATTGGGCACCGGCGGATACGTGAGCGGTCCCGTTGTGCTGGTGGGATGGCTCCTGAGGATTCCCTGCGTAATTCAGGAGCAGAACACCGTCCCCGGTTTCACCAATCGTTTACTCGCAAACATCGCCAAGGAAGTTCACCTCACTTTTGCAGAATCGAGGAAGTACTTCAAGAAGAAGGACCACCTGAGGCTGACTGGGAATCCCATTAGAAAGGAAATAATGAAGGGCGACCGTGAAGCCGCGCTGCAAAAGCTTGGTCTCAGCAGCGAGCGCAAAACGATATTGGTGCTGGGTGGGACGAGAGGGGCTCACAGTTTGAATCTGGCCGCGGTAGGAGCCCTGAACAAACTCAGCCAGAGGAGAGATCTGCAGTTCATTCTTCAGACGGGAAGCCAGGACTTCGACTGGGTCCGGCACTCGGTCGCCCCGTTCGGAGACAGGGTCCACGTCGCGCCCTACTTCGTGTCGATTGCGGACGCATATTGCTGCTCCGACCTTGTCATCTGCCGGGCCGGCGCGATGACCGTCTCGGAGGTGGCAGCGTGCGGTCTTCCGGCGGTCTTCGTTCCGTATCCTCACGCCGTGTACGATCACCAGGCTCAGAACGCCAAGAACCTGGTGGAGGCTGGAGCGGCAGAGATGATACTTGACACCGAGTTGAATGCGGATATTCTGGCCTCGACCATCGCGCGCCTGGCGAGCGACGACACGCGCCTCAGGAGAATGTCCATAAACGCGCGCGGTTTTGCCAGACTGGACACGGCGGAGAAGATCACAAGATCCCTGATGGAATTCGGGCGCGCGGGACAAAGGAGCGAACGTAATGTACACGACCATTAGGAGGATACATCTCATCGGCATCGGCGGGACGGGGATGAGTGGCATAGCCGAAGTTCTCCTGAACCAGGGCTACGACGTGTCGGGTTCCGACATCAAACACTCCGACGTCACGGAGACGTTGGAGAGGCTCGGAGGAAGGATCTTCTACTCTCACGATCCGCTTAATCTCGAGGGTGCTCACGTCGTGGTCATCTCCTCGGCAATAAGACCGGACAATCCCGAGCTTCTGGCAGCAAGAGAGAAAAACATTCCTGTGATATCTCGCGCCGAGATGCTTGCCGAGCTTATGCGACAGAAGTACGGTATCGCGATAGCCGGCGCGCACGGGAAAACGACGACCACCTCGATGATTGCATCCGTCCTCACGCACGGCTATCTCGCTCCCACGATAGTCATAGGAGGGAGACTCCGATCCTCCAATCGCAACGCCAAGTTGGGGACAGGACAATTCTTCGTGGCCGAGGCCGACGAGAGCGACGGGTCTTTCTTGAGACTTTCCCCCACGATCGCCGTGATAACTACGATCGACGAGGAGCATCTCGACTACTACACGGACATCGCCAGGGTCAAGGACGCTTTTGTCGAGTTCGCCAACAAGGTTCCTTTCTACGGCGCCGCCGTGGTGTGCATAGACGACGAGAACGTGCGTTCCATAATCCCTCGCATCACAAGAAGAGTCTTGAGCTACGGGCTTGACGGCCGGGCCGACTTCTCGGCGAAGACGATTACTCAGAGCGGGATGCGCGTGTCCTACAAGGCCTTCGTTCATGGAGAGCTTCTCGGCGAAATCAAGCTTCGAATGCCCGGCAAGCACAACGTATACAATTCGCTGGCCGCGGTGGCGGTGGGTCTCGAACTGAGGGTCGAGTTCGACGCGATAAAGACCGCCCTCGCCGAGTTCGAGGGCGTGAAGAGACGATTCGAGATCAAGGGCGAAAGCTGCGGCATCACTATTCTGGATGACTACGGTCATCATCCCACCGAGATAAAGGCGGTTCTGGACACGGCCAACGAAATCTGGAAGGGGAGAGTCGTGGCCGTCTTCCAGCCCCACAGGTACACCAGGACCGCATTGCTCGGACACCTTTTTGGAGGCGCCTTCGACGCCTGCCAGCGCGTCTACGTCACGGACATCTATGCGGCCGGAGAAGAGCCGATCAAAGGCGTCAGCTCGACGAACATAGTCAACGAGATCAAGAGCCGGGGAAAGACAGAGGTGAGGCACGAGGCAGACCTCAAATCTTTGCTCAAGACTCTCGTCGCAGAGCTCGCGCCGGGCGACGTCGTGGTCACGCTCGGCGCAGGCGACATCTGGAAATTCGGCGAGAGCCTGCTGAGTGAGCTTCGCGTGGGTAGGGAAAGTGTCAGGTGCTAGCGGCCTTTACGAGTCCATTGAGAACATCCGCGGCGTTCGCTGTAGGAGAAACGTTTCCCTCGCGACTCTCACCTCTTTCAAAGTCGGCGGACCGGCGGACGTTCTTGCCGTGGCAGAAGACGCAGAAGGGTTGCGCAGCATTTTGGTGCGGTTCGCGGACGCCGGAGCAAAGTGGTTCTTGCTGGGGGCCGGCACCAACGTGGTTTTCGGAGACGCAGGGTTCAGAGGAGTCGTCGTGAAGCTCGGTCCCGGGTTTGCCGGCATCGTCAGGAAGGGCACGGGTATTTTCGCGGGAGCGTCTGCCTCCTGGTCGGAGTTGCTATCATCCTGTGCGGAGTCCGGACTGGCCGGTCTCGAACGGATGTCTGGAATCCCAGGCACCGTCGGCGGCGCCGTGTTCGGTAACGCCGGCGCTTTTGGAGTGACGGTAGGAGACAGAGTCGAGTGGGCGAGCGGAATGAACGCTCGTGGTGTCGAGAGAAAGCTCGCGCGAGACGAGATGGAATTCAGCTACCGACACGCCAGTTTTCCGAGTGGGTTTGTGCTCACCCAGGTGGCCATGTGCCTGGAGAACGGCGAGAAGGGCGCAATCCTGGCAACGACGGACGAGATTCTTGCCAGAAGGAGAGAGAAACAACCGTTGGAACTGCCGAGCGCCGGCTCCGTCTTCAAGAATCCACCTGAGGCCAAGGCGGCGAGGCTGATCGAGCAAGCGGGTCTCAAGGGGCGGCGCGTGGGGGGTGCGGAGGTGTCGGAAAAGCACGCCAATTTCATTGTGAACAAGGGCGGAGCGACCGCCGGAGACATCCTCTCTCTCATCGACATCGTGAGAGAAGAAGTCTGCAAGCGTTTTTCCGTCGGGCTCGAGCTCGAAGTGAAAGTAGTGGAGTGAGAATCAGGATGTTCACATTGAGAAAAACGAGAAAGAAAGCATACTGCGGCGGGGCGCTTGCCAGGGGGCCGATTTCGCTTGACCTTTCTCTGAGAATCATCTTCTTCTCACTGATAGTCGTGCTCGCCATCGTCAAGTTGCCGGAGGCCAGGGCGAAAATTCTTCGCACGGGCTTATTTAAGCTTGACTCCGTGACGCTAAAGGGCAATAGATACCTTCTGGAGTCTCAAGTCGTGGCAATTGGCGGCATTGAAAAGGGTGCTTGCGGTCTGAGCCTCAACGCCGACGAGATTCGCGAGAAGCTGATGAAGCACCCGAGAATCAAGTCGGCCTCTGTGAAGAAGCTCCTGTGGAAGAAGCTCTACATAACTATCGAGGAACGTACACCGGTGGCGCTCGTTGAGTTGGACAAAATTCTTGAGACAGACGAAGATCGAGTCGTGTTCGAGCCGGTTGACTACGCTCTGCTTCCCGACTTGCCGTTGATCACGGGACTCTCCTACAGGAGAGTGGTCCTCGGCGACACGCTGGAGGGCAAGGGGATGGAGCATGCCATGGCGCTCATCGATCAGTTGCGTGATCCTGAGGTGAACCTTCTTGATCAGATCTCGGAGATCCACGTGAACAAGAGCGGTGACCTGGTTCTGATGGCGGTTCAATCCGGCACTCCGATCGTCGTGGGCAGCGAGGCCGTCACGATAAAGAAACTCCAGGCATTCAAAGTTGCCTGGGCCGACATGCAGCGCAAGGACCTTAAGCCGGTTTCCGTGGACCTCAGGTTCAAGGATCAGATAGTCGCAAAGGTACCGGAGCGGACTGTCCCTGAGGTGCTCTACGCGGGAGACACAGAAGCACGGAAGGCCGTGCGCTTCTAGAGTGGAAAGGCTGGTGTGAGAATGGCATCCGGAAGGATACTCGCGGGGCTGGACATAGGCACCACGAAGATCTGCGTCATCATAGCCGAGGTGGATGAAGCCAATCAGGTGAACATCGTGGGTGTCGGCACGGTGCCGTCGGAGGGGTTGAGAAGAGGAGTAGTAATCAATCTCGAGAAGACGGTCCAGTCCATCTCGAGAGCCGTCGAGAAAGCCGAAAGAATGGCCGGCATAAAGATCAAGTCGGCCTACGCCGGAATCGCCGGAGATCACATAAGAAGCATCAATAGCAGAGGCGTGATTGCCGTTTCGCGCAAGGACAACGAGATCGGTCCCGCCGACGTGGCCAGGGTAGTGGAAGCCGCCAAGGCGGTCGCCATTCCGGCGGACAGGGAAATAATCCACGTGATTCCCCAGGAATTCATGGTTGACGACCAGGACGGGATAAAGGACCCGATCGGCATGAGCGGCATAAGGCTTGAGGCCGAGGTCCACATCATTACCGGCGCGGTTACCTCGGCCAGGAACATCTGCAAGAGCATAGAGAAGGCAGGTCTCAGGGTGGAGGACCTGGTCCTCGAGCCGCTCGCTTCGAGTCACGCCGTGCT
Encoded proteins:
- the murG gene encoding undecaprenyldiphospho-muramoylpentapeptide beta-N-acetylglucosaminyltransferase, whose product is MNMRILMAGGGTGGHLYPAIAVAQELAAKNGGIDVRFVGSRNKAEREIVERYGFKMVAISASGMPRRFGLGQVSFLVRSAASLFEVLYLLSRWRPNVILGTGGYVSGPVVLVGWLLRIPCVIQEQNTVPGFTNRLLANIAKEVHLTFAESRKYFKKKDHLRLTGNPIRKEIMKGDREAALQKLGLSSERKTILVLGGTRGAHSLNLAAVGALNKLSQRRDLQFILQTGSQDFDWVRHSVAPFGDRVHVAPYFVSIADAYCCSDLVICRAGAMTVSEVAACGLPAVFVPYPHAVYDHQAQNAKNLVEAGAAEMILDTELNADILASTIARLASDDTRLRRMSINARGFARLDTAEKITRSLMEFGRAGQRSERNVHDH
- the murB gene encoding UDP-N-acetylmuramate dehydrogenase, giving the protein MSGASGLYESIENIRGVRCRRNVSLATLTSFKVGGPADVLAVAEDAEGLRSILVRFADAGAKWFLLGAGTNVVFGDAGFRGVVVKLGPGFAGIVRKGTGIFAGASASWSELLSSCAESGLAGLERMSGIPGTVGGAVFGNAGAFGVTVGDRVEWASGMNARGVERKLARDEMEFSYRHASFPSGFVLTQVAMCLENGEKGAILATTDEILARRREKQPLELPSAGSVFKNPPEAKAARLIEQAGLKGRRVGGAEVSEKHANFIVNKGGATAGDILSLIDIVREEVCKRFSVGLELEVKVVE
- a CDS encoding putative peptidoglycan glycosyltransferase FtsW, with the protein product MLETRGGKDKQLLAAAVVLMAVGLLMVYTSSAGLGAARYQGDLYYYFRNQAARVVLAFAAMVVMMNVDYHKLNKMAPWLLLLAYAALLALVVIPGVGRHVRGAKSWSGYIPVQPSELARFAMVVYLSVFMTKRANIHSFKKCVLPCFVIILGAAGLVLLQPDLGSAAVIVLIGVALVYAAGARLLHLSYLLGVGAVAGAVCMLKNPYQVTRLFGFFGRGAPYQVDQSLIALGTGGLLGKGLGGSMQKYLFLPDPHTDFVFSIYGEETGFVGALLLISLFVYLLLRGLKIAANAPDRLGRLLATGMVASIGVLFAVNLGVATGILPTTGLPLPFISYGGSALLVNAVSVGVLLNISGHRSSEGMSIGGGRWMKRTVRLTE
- the murC gene encoding UDP-N-acetylmuramate--L-alanine ligase produces the protein MYTTIRRIHLIGIGGTGMSGIAEVLLNQGYDVSGSDIKHSDVTETLERLGGRIFYSHDPLNLEGAHVVVISSAIRPDNPELLAAREKNIPVISRAEMLAELMRQKYGIAIAGAHGKTTTTSMIASVLTHGYLAPTIVIGGRLRSSNRNAKLGTGQFFVAEADESDGSFLRLSPTIAVITTIDEEHLDYYTDIARVKDAFVEFANKVPFYGAAVVCIDDENVRSIIPRITRRVLSYGLDGRADFSAKTITQSGMRVSYKAFVHGELLGEIKLRMPGKHNVYNSLAAVAVGLELRVEFDAIKTALAEFEGVKRRFEIKGESCGITILDDYGHHPTEIKAVLDTANEIWKGRVVAVFQPHRYTRTALLGHLFGGAFDACQRVYVTDIYAAGEEPIKGVSSTNIVNEIKSRGKTEVRHEADLKSLLKTLVAELAPGDVVVTLGAGDIWKFGESLLSELRVGRESVRC
- a CDS encoding FtsQ-type POTRA domain-containing protein; this translates as MRKTRKKAYCGGALARGPISLDLSLRIIFFSLIVVLAIVKLPEARAKILRTGLFKLDSVTLKGNRYLLESQVVAIGGIEKGACGLSLNADEIREKLMKHPRIKSASVKKLLWKKLYITIEERTPVALVELDKILETDEDRVVFEPVDYALLPDLPLITGLSYRRVVLGDTLEGKGMEHAMALIDQLRDPEVNLLDQISEIHVNKSGDLVLMAVQSGTPIVVGSEAVTIKKLQAFKVAWADMQRKDLKPVSVDLRFKDQIVAKVPERTVPEVLYAGDTEARKAVRF